ACATACCGTCTTGGCCGTAGGCCTTATCCCAACTATCTCCACCTCATCCCCTACCTTGATAACCCCACGCTCCACCCGACCTGTCACCACCGTACCACGACCAGATATCGAAAATACATCCTCTATCGGCATCAAAAACGGCTTGTCCACATCCCGCACAGGCTCCGGTATGTAACTGTCAACCGCCTCCATCAACTTCCATATACACTCATACTCCGGCGCATTCACATCCTTGGAATCACTCTCATATGCCTTCAATGCACTACCTACTATTATCGGTATCTCATCCCCAGGAAAATCATAACTACTCAATAACTCCCTAATCTCTAACTCCACTAACTCCAATAACTCCGGATCATCCACCATGTCAGCCTTGTTCAAAAATACCACCATCGATGGCACTCGTACCTGCTTCGCTAATAAAATGTGCTCCCTCGTCTGAGGCATCGGACCATCAGCAGCCGATACCACTAAAATCGCACCGTCCATCTGCGCTGCACCTGTAATCATGTTCTTTATGTAATCTGCATGACCAGGACAATCTATGTGCGCATAATGACGCTTGTCCGTCTCATACTCAATGTGCGCTATCGCTATCGTCAAACCACGCTCCCGCTCCTCCGGCGCCTTGTCTATCTGATCAAATGGAATGTGATCAGCATAACCCTTCAAACTCAATACCTTCGTAATCGCCGAAGTCAACGTCGTCTTCCCATGATCCACATGCCCTATCGTACCTACATTCACATGCGGCTTCTTCCTCTCAAACTTCTTCTTAGCCATCGCTCACCCTCCTTGTGGTAGCCACCGTTGGAGCAGCCGAATCCCTCAGCCACGGGCTGCCCGGGCCCGGATCTCTTCTCCCAGGCTCTGGGGCACGGGCCTGTATTCCCCAAACTGCATGGTGAAAGTGGCCCTACCCTGGGTAAGGGAGCGAAGCGCAGTGGCATACCCAAACATATCGCTAAGGGGAACCCTGGCTTGCACCACCCTGGAGCCACCACGCAGTTCCATGCCCTGGATTTCACCTCGACGCCCGCCAAGGTCACCTAGCACCTCCCCCAGGTACTCCTCCGGGGCTGCGACCTCCACCTTCATTATTGGCTCCAGAAGTATTACCCCCGCCTTCCTGGCTGCCTCTTGAAAGGCCAGGGATCCGGCTATCTTGAAGGCCAAATCCGATGAATCCACCTCGTGGTAAGAGCCGTCCAGCAGTGTCACCGCAACATCAACTACGGGATATCCTGCCATGACCCCCTTGCTCATGGCCTCTCGCACCCCCGCCTCCACAGCAGGGATGTACTCCCTGGGGATCGCCCCTCCCACAACGCAATTCTCAAATCTGAAGCCTTCCCCCGCAGCCAGCGGCTCTACCCTTATCACTACATGGCCATATTGCCCCCGCCCACCAGACTGCCGCACAAAACGCCCCTGAGCCTCTGCGGGCCTTCTCAGAGTCTCCCTGTAAGCTACCTCTGGAGCCCCCACTTGGGCCTTTACCCCGAATTCCCTGGAGAGACGGTCTACTATGATTTCCAGGTGCAACTCCCCCATGCCTGATATTATGGTCTGGCCCGTCTCATCGTCTTGTTTCACGCGGAAGGAGGGATCTTCCTCTGCCAGACGATGGAGCGCATCTCCCATGCGATCCTGATCCTGGCGGCTTTGGGGCTCCAGGGCCACAGATATAACAGGCTCCGGGAACTCCATAGACTCCAACAATATGGGGTGCTCTAAGGAACAGATGGTTTGTCCTGTTCGCACTTGTTTTAGAC
The nucleotide sequence above comes from bacterium. Encoded proteins:
- the tuf gene encoding elongation factor Tu gives rise to the protein MAKKKFERKKPHVNVGTIGHVDHGKTTLTSAITKVLSLKGYADHIPFDQIDKAPEERERGLTIAIAHIEYETDKRHYAHIDCPGHADYIKNMITGAAQMDGAILVVSAADGPMPQTREHILLAKQVRVPSMVVFLNKADMVDDPELLELVELEIRELLSSYDFPGDEIPIIVGSALKAYESDSKDVNAPEYECIWKLMEAVDSYIPEPVRDVDKPFLMPIEDVFSISGRGTVVTGRVERGVIKVGDEVEIVGIRPTAKTVCTGVEMFRKVLDQGQAGDNIGILLRGTKRDEVERGQVVAKPGSITPHRKFKAETYILTKEEGGRHTPFFNGYRPQFYFRTTDVTGVVTLPEGVEMVMPGDNVSMTVELITPIALEKELRFAIREGGRTVGAGVVSDIVE